A genomic stretch from Thermomonospora umbrina includes:
- a CDS encoding YciI family protein codes for MRYLISVIDDKSNPGSTDRRPAISAFNERLVAEGHWVFAGGLADTDAATVVDNRGEQAVFSDGPFVESKEYLAGVWVWEAPDLDVALQLAAEASKVCDRKIEVRPFR; via the coding sequence ATGCGGTACCTGATCTCCGTGATCGATGACAAGAGCAATCCCGGCAGCACGGACAGGCGGCCCGCCATCAGCGCGTTCAACGAACGACTGGTCGCCGAGGGCCACTGGGTCTTCGCGGGCGGACTCGCGGACACCGACGCGGCCACGGTCGTCGACAACCGGGGCGAGCAGGCGGTGTTCAGCGACGGGCCCTTCGTGGAGTCGAAGGAGTACCTCGCCGGCGTCTGGGTGTGGGAGGCCCCCGATCTGGACGTGGCGCTCCAGCTCGCCGCCGAGGCCTCGAAGGTCTGCGATCGGAAGATCGAGGTGCGGCCGTTCCGGTGA
- a CDS encoding dihydrofolate reductase family protein: MKLTTMTQVTIDGVMQGNGGASDDRRNGFERGGWARGAGDDETRTFITQTYQRAEAFLFGRRTYELFAGSWGSNEGMRAHPIGVALNEAPKYVASTALTAPRWKDTTVLRSDLAAAVGELKARPGGELQVHGSGALIRWLLENDLVDEMTLIVIPVILGQGARLFPETGPDLALHPVESRVDSKGVSIQVYRPAGRPRYATT, from the coding sequence ATGAAGCTGACGACCATGACTCAGGTCACCATCGATGGGGTGATGCAGGGGAACGGCGGCGCCTCCGATGACCGCAGGAACGGGTTCGAGCGCGGCGGATGGGCCCGGGGGGCGGGTGACGACGAGACCAGGACGTTCATCACGCAGACCTACCAGCGCGCCGAGGCGTTCCTGTTCGGCCGGCGCACCTACGAGTTGTTCGCCGGCTCCTGGGGATCGAACGAGGGGATGCGCGCGCATCCCATCGGCGTGGCCTTGAACGAGGCCCCCAAGTACGTCGCCTCGACCGCGCTCACCGCGCCGCGTTGGAAGGACACGACCGTTCTCCGCAGTGACCTCGCGGCGGCCGTCGGTGAGCTGAAGGCCCGGCCCGGAGGTGAGTTGCAGGTGCACGGAAGCGGCGCCCTGATCCGGTGGCTGCTGGAGAACGATCTGGTCGACGAGATGACCCTGATCGTGATCCCGGTGATCCTCGGCCAGGGCGCGAGACTGTTCCCGGAGACCGGCCCGGACCTCGCGCTCCACCCGGTCGAGTCGCGGGTCGACTCCAAGGGCGTGTCGATCCAGGTCTACCGGCCGGCCGGGCGCCCGCGGTATGCCACGACCTGA
- a CDS encoding FadR/GntR family transcriptional regulator, whose protein sequence is MALDPLRPSPLVEQATESLREQITQGNWPVGTKLPGETSLAKSLGVGRSTVREALRSLAGAGLVQPRQGSGVFVMATEPRESWSVRLRRAAVADVYEVRMLLEVEAARLAAERRTDDDLIGLDAALAHRAQSAGGGTAAFVDADIVLHEAVVAAAHNPVLVGLFTEFVPRLRQGLIDLVELLDLRAEDPGHGQDVHARLVEAIAGGDADRAARTLRGELTRTLDRLRALQP, encoded by the coding sequence ATGGCACTGGACCCGCTGCGGCCCTCTCCGCTGGTGGAGCAGGCCACGGAGAGCCTGCGGGAGCAGATCACGCAGGGGAACTGGCCCGTGGGCACCAAGCTTCCCGGTGAGACCTCGCTCGCCAAGAGTCTGGGGGTGGGGCGTTCGACCGTTCGCGAGGCGCTTCGTTCGCTCGCCGGGGCGGGGCTTGTGCAGCCGCGCCAGGGTTCGGGGGTGTTCGTCATGGCGACGGAACCTCGGGAGAGCTGGTCCGTTCGGCTTCGGCGGGCGGCTGTGGCGGACGTCTACGAGGTTCGCATGCTGCTGGAGGTGGAGGCCGCGCGGCTGGCGGCCGAGCGGCGCACCGACGACGATCTGATCGGGCTCGACGCGGCCCTGGCGCATCGGGCGCAGAGCGCGGGGGGCGGCACCGCCGCGTTCGTGGACGCCGACATCGTGCTGCACGAGGCCGTTGTGGCGGCGGCGCACAACCCGGTGCTCGTCGGGCTCTTCACCGAGTTCGTCCCACGGTTGCGTCAGGGGCTGATCGATCTGGTGGAGCTGCTCGATCTGCGTGCCGAGGACCCGGGGCACGGGCAGGACGTGCACGCGCGGCTGGTGGAGGCCATCGCCGGCGGTGACGCCGATCGGGCCGCGCGGACGCTGCGCGGCGAGCTGACTCGGACGCTCGACCGGCTTCGGGCGCTCCAGCCGTAA
- a CDS encoding ABC transporter ATP-binding protein, with the protein MTPVLHVADVDLVRDGRLLLNQISLTVRVGEHWALLGPNGAGKSTLLSLLGAVTHPTRGTVEVLGHRLGRVDLHELRSHLGHVDPRHTPLSRRLSVRDVVLTGATNTLEPVPRRTPTVDETTRADDLIALLGLAHRRDAPWPTLSQGERGRTLIARALMPSPRLLLLDEPATGLDIAGREQLIERLDLLQSTFPQLSSVLVTHHLEELPPGTDHAMLLRDGSRLAAGPVEDVLTSDQVGKCFDHPIELTRLNGRWTVHAART; encoded by the coding sequence ATGACGCCGGTCCTCCACGTCGCCGACGTGGATCTGGTCCGCGACGGAAGGCTGCTGCTCAACCAGATCTCGCTGACGGTACGCGTCGGCGAGCACTGGGCCCTCCTCGGCCCCAACGGGGCGGGCAAGAGCACGCTGCTGAGCCTGCTGGGCGCGGTCACCCATCCGACCCGGGGCACGGTGGAGGTCCTCGGCCACCGGCTAGGGCGGGTGGACCTGCATGAGCTTCGCTCCCATCTCGGGCACGTCGACCCGCGACACACCCCCTTGTCGCGCCGGCTCAGCGTCCGGGACGTCGTCCTGACCGGCGCGACCAACACCCTGGAGCCGGTGCCCCGCCGGACGCCCACCGTCGACGAGACCACCCGCGCCGACGACCTCATCGCCCTGCTCGGCCTGGCCCACCGACGGGACGCGCCCTGGCCGACCCTCTCCCAGGGAGAACGGGGCCGGACGCTCATCGCCAGGGCCCTCATGCCGAGCCCACGTCTGCTGCTCCTCGACGAACCCGCCACCGGCCTCGACATCGCGGGCCGTGAGCAGCTCATCGAACGGCTCGACCTGCTCCAGAGCACCTTTCCGCAGTTGTCGTCCGTCCTGGTCACCCATCACCTGGAGGAGCTTCCGCCGGGCACCGACCACGCGATGCTGCTGCGCGACGGAAGCCGCCTGGCCGCCGGCCCGGTCGAGGACGTCCTCACCAGCGACCAGGTCGGCAAGTGCTTCGATCACCCCATCGAGCTGACCCGCCTCAACGGACGCTGGACCGTCCATGCGGCTCGGACATGA